The proteins below come from a single Roseofilum casamattae BLCC-M143 genomic window:
- a CDS encoding phycocyanobilin:ferredoxin oxidoreductase, translated as MSSVLLRDQQHPLIRRLADTLEQIWQTHLELEPYNLPGELGYVEGKLEGERLTIHNRCYQTRQFRKIHLELAKVGKGLDILHCVMFPRPHYNLPMFGCDLVAGRGQISAAIADLSPVNNRTLPESYHEALKVLPKPEFAEYRQLPPWADIFSEFCLFIRPQTEAEETRFVNRVEAFMQIHCSEAAAAQPVSATEEKTIMAGQRYYCTKQQQNDKTRRVLEKAFGREWADNYMNKVLFDYVDLPEETPEDCTISSSS; from the coding sequence ATGTCATCCGTGTTATTGCGAGACCAGCAACACCCCCTAATTCGCCGATTGGCCGATACCCTCGAGCAAATTTGGCAAACTCACCTGGAGCTAGAACCCTACAACTTGCCAGGAGAATTAGGATATGTGGAAGGAAAACTCGAAGGCGAGAGACTCACGATACACAACCGGTGCTATCAAACTCGGCAATTCCGCAAGATTCATCTGGAACTGGCCAAAGTTGGTAAAGGATTGGATATTCTCCATTGCGTCATGTTCCCGCGCCCTCACTATAACTTACCCATGTTCGGCTGCGATTTGGTGGCTGGGAGAGGGCAAATTAGTGCGGCGATCGCCGATTTATCTCCCGTAAACAACCGTACCCTACCCGAATCCTATCACGAAGCCTTGAAAGTATTGCCCAAACCGGAGTTTGCCGAATACCGACAATTACCCCCTTGGGCGGATATTTTTTCTGAGTTTTGTCTGTTTATCCGGCCGCAAACTGAAGCAGAAGAGACGCGATTTGTCAACCGCGTCGAAGCTTTTATGCAGATTCATTGTTCCGAAGCGGCTGCGGCGCAACCGGTCTCGGCCACTGAAGAAAAAACGATTATGGCCGGTCAGCGCTATTACTGCACCAAACAGCAACAAAATGATAAAACTCGGCGCGTTTTAGAGAAAGCGTTCGGTCGGGAATGGGCGGACAATTACATGAACAAAGTGTTGTTTGATTATGTCGATCTTCCGGAAGAAACTCCAGAAGACTGCACCATTTCTAGTTCGTCATAA
- the tatA gene encoding twin-arginine translocase TatA/TatE family subunit, with protein sequence MFGLGLPEVGIIAVVALLIFGPKKIPEMGTALGKTLRGFKQEMNSTDVETEESAESQK encoded by the coding sequence ATGTTTGGTTTAGGATTACCGGAAGTGGGAATTATCGCGGTTGTCGCTCTGCTGATTTTCGGGCCGAAGAAAATCCCGGAGATGGGGACAGCTCTGGGGAAAACCCTGCGCGGGTTTAAGCAAGAGATGAATTCGACGGATGTGGAGACGGAGGAGTCGGCAGAGAGTCAGAAGTAA
- a CDS encoding HEAT repeat domain-containing protein, with protein sequence MDIPSLKQLESKLDSDDLRDRKLALAALRNVSARDAMPLIKKALGDRNQQVRSMAIFALGVKRTEECFPLLVNLLESDPDYGIRADAAGALGYLRDLRAFEPLVRAFYEDTDWLVRFSAAVSLGNLRDQRARDVLIQALESPEVVIQQAAIAALGEIGDINAVPNILQFANAEDWIVRQRLAEALGHLPCDRSRSALKYLAKDDSPNVSQAAILALEQLDRSSCNP encoded by the coding sequence ATGGATATCCCCAGCTTGAAGCAGTTAGAAAGCAAACTCGATAGCGACGATCTGCGCGATCGCAAGCTGGCACTCGCGGCCCTGCGCAATGTATCGGCAAGGGATGCCATGCCCTTAATTAAGAAGGCTTTGGGCGATCGCAACCAACAAGTGCGCTCCATGGCAATTTTTGCTTTGGGGGTGAAGCGAACGGAAGAATGTTTCCCTTTGCTGGTGAACTTGCTCGAAAGCGACCCCGACTATGGGATTCGCGCGGATGCTGCCGGTGCTTTAGGATACTTGCGCGATCTGAGGGCATTTGAACCTTTGGTGCGCGCCTTTTACGAAGATACGGATTGGTTAGTGCGTTTTAGTGCCGCCGTCTCTCTCGGAAATTTGCGCGATCAACGCGCTCGGGATGTGTTAATCCAAGCGTTAGAGAGTCCGGAAGTCGTCATTCAACAAGCGGCGATCGCTGCTCTGGGAGAAATTGGCGATATCAATGCCGTTCCAAATATTCTCCAGTTTGCCAATGCTGAGGATTGGATCGTGCGCCAGCGCTTGGCAGAAGCTTTGGGACATCTTCCTTGCGATCGAAGTCGCTCGGCACTAAAGTATTTAGCCAAAGACGATAGCCCCAATGTGTCCCAAGCTGCAATACTAGCATTGGAACAACTCGACCGATCGTCTTGTAATCCGTAA